The Mugil cephalus isolate CIBA_MC_2020 chromosome 11, CIBA_Mcephalus_1.1, whole genome shotgun sequence genome includes a window with the following:
- the LOC125016759 gene encoding protein Bouncer-like, with product MKGLIFCVFAILVLTPVQGEEEEQQEQPMESVGFEEDEEYLECFRCDLGFWDACYTTETNCSLGERCYTGRGKAADALDIKMLGCVKAEECDVETTVELLMNKTIFTMTKHCCDTPFCNSAHKLPVYTLLYLSTALLTAWHFTGASVRL from the exons ATGAAAGGActaatattctgtgtttttgccatCTTGGTGCTCACACCTGTTCAAG gtgaggaagaggaacagCAGGAGCAGCCCATGGAGTCGGTGGGatttgaagaagatgaggagtATCTGGAGTGCTTCCGCTGTGATCTGGGTTTCTGGGATGCCTGCTACACGACTGAAACGAACTGCAGCCTGGGGGAGCGCTGCTACACGGGCCGGGGGAAGGCAG CTGATGCCCTGGATATAAAGATGCTGGGTTGTGTAAAGGCAGAGGAGTGCGATGTGGAGACCACGGTGGAACTCCTCATGAACAAAACCATCTTCACCATGACCAAACACTGCTGCGACACCCCTTTCTGTAACTCAGCACACAAACTTCCAGTCTACACACTTTTGTATCTGAGTACAGCTTTGTTAACAGCCTGGCACTTCACTGGAGCCTCAGTACGATTATAA